In Oryza sativa Japonica Group chromosome 1, ASM3414082v1, the genomic stretch cgtactaggatatgtcacatccaaccaaaaaaCCTTATATTTgcggacagagggagtagtatagcCAACTGTCAGCTCTAAAAATTGACACATTATCTACAGCCACTCTAATAGCCTACCCATAcaataattttatataaatatatattgcaCCATTAATACTtggcccacctctcatacacacacaatattTTGGAAcccatgctgcagctggctacaaatctttagcccgcttttcttctctctcctctcctctcctctctcctccacatatgTCTGTAGCTAACCTATAGCatgctattatacttgctcttatatATCCTTCATCCGTGTCCATTCTTTTACAACAGAATTCCATTACTGCTTTACATATTGCATGATGTCTCGGAACTTCTAAGAGAAGGTGGTTAATTGGGAGCAAAAGCACCTCGTTTCGCCAATCAGAGGGCTGCTActcagggtgtgtttggataatgggaaatggggGGGTGAGATTGGGATTAGGAAATGAAgcaagggttaggattaaatagaagagggagaatgaatgATTAGGATTTAAAAGTgtcttttggtgggtgggaaatcatttccctaTCCCATTAGCCAAACACTGCCTCACTGATAGAAGGATACTTACCTATGCTAGATGTGACTAAATGCATGTAGTAGAATATTGACAAATACCAATATTGATGGTGCAAGATAATACCGAATCAAGTACATAATCTAAGGTAAGAAAGGAACCTCTGTAAAGAATCTTGAAGCTGATTGTTTCTCCTATCAGCATCTTCAAGGTTTCTTTGTAGCTCCCCAATTTCTACCTGAGCATCAGCTAGTTGTTTCATGATTGCACCATTATGCTGTCTCTCAGCTTTCAATGAATTCTCTACTGCTGTCACATTTTCCTCAAGTCTGATCAATGGGGAACAAATAATCAGCTGCGTCAATGTTTACTTATAGAGGTGATCTCCAACAGCAAGATCATTAATAAAGCACAAAATTAGTAACCAGAATTTAAACGGGTAGAAAATAAATCCGAAACAAACTGCCCTAGAATATAAAAATAAGTCAATGCAAACATCAAACAGCAGACCTTTGGGTGGTGTCGTGATAGTGAGCAATGCTTTTATCagcatcttcaatttttttgaGTAGTTCCTCATTTTTATACTGTGCTTCGCTTAGTAATTTCTTAGTTGCTTCAGTTTCTTGCCTTTCTGTAGTCAATAAAGCATCCTTCTCTGTTAAACTTTCTTCAAGCCTATGTtcacaaaaagaagaaagaactgTTATTGAGATAGTAGAACAGATTTTGTAAAATACATATGGTTGCAAAAGAAAATGACTTCATGATTGATCAAAAGTTTCCATGCATGTCGAGCAATGGCCATGTAACTTGTAAAGAATCTAAAAACCTTTGTATAGTAGTCTCAAGTTGAGTAGATTTTTCATCAGTATCCCCAGCTTCTCTCAGAAGTTCATCAATTTTAGCTTGTGCTTCAGCTAATTGTACCACAGTTTCCTCATGTTGTTGCTTTTCAATAGTCACTGAAGATTGTAATTTTGTAATGGCCTCCTCAAATCTACATATAGAAATAGATTGCAAGCCATCAGACATCATAGTAAAGGAAGATGGAAAGATATTTATGACCAAACAATAGAATATCAGTTCACAAGAACTTTCTAGGACGAACCTTTGAACTGTTTCCTGAAGCAGATCGATTTGTTTCTCAGCATCTTCAAGCTTGCTTGCAAATGCTTCATTTCTTGCTTGAGATTCAGCTATTACGGCACTAGCTTCTTCCTTTTCCTGTCTTTCTGCTAGCAAAAGGGCCTCCCTTTCTTGTATAGTCTCCTCTAGTCTGTATTGAAAAAGAATGGGAGTGCATTTTAATGCTATTAGAGCCGAAATGGTATGTGCCCATTACAGTAAACTATCGGTTGCACATAAATGAATCTAAGGGAACAATGGAAGCAAAAGAATACCATGAATTTCTGAATTGACATAAATGTCCCTCAAATCATTTAAAGAGGCATCTGATTTTCATAATGAAAACATGTAGTTATAAAAGAAATACACCAGCAAATACACTTTCTAGATCTGGCACCAGTCAAACAAAATGTCCAGAAATTACAGTGGTCAGAAGTGGTTAACTACCAAATGAGAAAATTGTGGGTTTTATACAACATGGAGATTTATTGGAATTTACTATAAAAGAGTGCTTTTCTGGGGAGGCTAGAAGAGATGGAAGGGGGGTATTTAGGAGGGAGGAGGTGCAGTGAGATCCAATGAATAAAATGATCTAAAGTTGAGAATTCGAGTGACACAGGTGTTTCTAGAACTGCAAGAAACATAAAGCGTGCACCATCTTATGTATGAACGTGCATGTCTATGTCTGTTATGTGCAGGCATTAGAATGTAGAGTTATGTATGATGCTCTTTTTATTTTGGGAGAATGCATGTTCTAGTCAACTGTTTTCTGGTTTAGCTTccacaatcaacaagaaataatacTGAACACTCAggcaattaagaaaaaaagacaaacctctGCACAGTATCGCTAAGCTGCTTGATTTTTCCATCTGCATCCTCGACTTCCTTGCTCAATTCTTCATTTCTTTCTTGAGCATTAGCATGTGCTTTCTTAGTTAAATCATTTTCCTCTTGTTCTGCTACTAGAAGCGCCTGTCATAATAGTGCACTCACTGAATATCAAAATATTTCATACCATGCCTAAATGAGCTAAAACAGGCCAGAAATAAATATCATGATtgcttctactccctccgtttcacaatgtaagtcattctagcattttccacattcatattaatgctaatgaatctagacatatatacctatctagatttattaacatcaatatgaatgtgggaaatgctagaatgacttacattgtgaaacggaggaagtagaaaaaTTACAACTGTACACTGCTGACTCTTTttaatataaacatatatacaaCAGTAAATTGCTATTGTAAACCATTTTATCAAATGTTAATAGAGACCCTCCCTAGTGGTTCAATGTACCTTGAGTCCTTCGATTTCAGAAGTCAATGAACtgatcttttctctttcttgCTCAAGAGCTTCCTCAACAGCCTTTTTAGCTGATTCTCTTTCCTGCATTGCTGTGACGTCTTGCATTCGCTGTTCCATTTCATTAAGAGCGGCCTGCAATTTAGAAACTTCTGCTACTTTGGACTTCTCCAGATCTGTCTGCAAATCAAATACACATACATGACCAATAGTTTCTATGTCAATACGGATACAACCTGCAGTGCCAACGTAAGTCAGTGCAGTTGCACCATATCTGCAGTAATTTAATTGTACTCAAGACCAGGAATTAACCCTTAATTTCTTTTCCAGGCCCAACCGGTTTGTTAGCTCCTCCACACGTTCCTCCAATTTCTCTTTTGCCACCTTAAGAGCTTGTGTATCTCTTGCAGCCTAGAATATTTGTGCATGAGAAAATTTGCTTtagtaaaggaaaaaaaatccatcagtTACAAATCAAAAGGTGTTCATTTACCATTCTGAGCTGTCTCAGCTCCCTTCTGGCAACCCTTCTTCTCCAAGCACATTGATAAGTCAATGCTGCTCTCTTCAGTTTTAGATAGTTAGAGTTATCTCTGTGGCAACGCCACTGGGTCTGCAGATACACATGTCCAAATGATGGTCTAAACATAAGCAAATGAAGATGAATGGCACATACAACCAGGAGCTTGATGTCCATCTACAGTTGAACAAGGAAAGTAACAGTGAAGTGTATACAAGAACAGCTAGCCTACCTGGATATGGGTAGTAGCCTTGTTTTGCTTTCTAAACATGAATTCCTTGAGAGCTGCCATGGTTCTTAACCCTGTCTGCAATGTAATGGCTGACAAACGCAGTTGAGAATAAGTTCTCCATGCAAAATAACAGCGGatatttttctgaatttttattgcTGCTGCTTCTCGTCTCAGGCATTCATGCAGTTTACAAGCCAATCTTGCTGCAATCAGAAGAAAAGCTCTCAATATATGTATACAGGTCCATCTATATACTACACAAAAACATTTTCAGATACCATCTGAAAAGCACTTTACCTCTAACAAAGGATTGCAAGCAAACAGATGCATTACGCAGTATCAGGAACTGCTCACGAGCAACATGAGTACGAAACTGACCCTGAACACCTCTTGCTGCATTATTCCGCACCTCTGTTCTTCTAGCATCTAATTCAGCCATCTGACCAGCTCTCAGGAATACTTTGGTTCTTCCAATCTGTAAGTTGCAATTAATTTTTCAACTATAGGACTAACTAAGCAAACTTCCAAAGCATTATATTTTCCTAGACACTAAACAAAAGCAACCAAAAGGACAACATGCGTTGTGAATCATCTGCTTGCAAGGAGTCAAGTCAGAACCTTCTAATATGTTTTCAACAGTATAATCCTACTATTAAATCATATcaagagagaaaaatataacTCATAAAGAACAGCTAAATGGTGGTGGGCCAAGTCCAAGGCCCAAAATCATTGGTAGTCTCTTCAATAAATCCATAGTTGGTACCAACCACATCAAACCCCACTATAAGCAAACCCTATACTTCAGTGGTTCAACCCACCCTAGGTACCTCTAGCCCTTTCTGATGAGCTCAGTATTTTATTCTTttcgtatttttttttataatttatgtcGTCCACATACAGCAACCCAGTTTGTTGGAATACACACAAAAATAATTTCAACTTCTTGGTTTAGAACACAATCTAACCCAGAACCCGATTGAAAACCGAACCAGACCATCCTTTTATTTCAATGCTGTTTAGACTCACAAGGCAAACATGTATGCATTTATTCTCAAAGTGGCAAAGTCTCACCCATTTCAGACAATGTTTATCTGGCCAGTAACCACCTActttaaaagatataagttgTCCCTACTCATTAAGAACATTCCCATGGCATACATGCCATTTTAGTGAAGATGTACATGTCATATGGCCATATGGGGCCATGCCTATGGTAGCCAAACAATAAATGCATGCGATGGCTAGTAAAACATATTTCACCTGGTAACCCTGCAGCCCCATTTTATCCAAAACCTTTTGGCAGGTGACCTTTTCATCATTTCTACAGAAAAGCATGTGGACCATTTATTAATACAAACCAGAAATGAAAGGGTAAAATTTATTAGACaaaatgaagacactaaattGTTGAGGCATTGATACTCACTTCTCTTTCACAATTTCAGAAGCAAGAATGCGAAAGCGATGAAGAAAATCATGAAATAATTTCCTTGTGGGATATCCAGCACAGCTGATTCTAATCGCTTCAAGAACACCCTTAAGGATGAAAAACAATTATCAGAAGGCACTATGAAACTGTACTCCACGAAATTTCAAAAAAGGAAATATAATATCTACTTACCGAACATCGAAGTTGCTGCAGAACATTCGTGTTCTCAAATATAGCAGGTTTAAGAACACTATTTGGTTTTACACATCTAATGTAATGAGGCTCTGTAGAGCTCAACGTCTCCATCAGTTCATGAAGTTGCACCTGGAAATTAAACTCAATCAAATGAGAGGTGTTTCTATATCAAAGCACAGCTAAAGAAAAGTAAACACCACAATCCCACTCTTTATTAAAAACTTCAATTGTTATTATACTAATCTGTCAAATAAAATCCCTAAAGTTATATACTACGTATTTAGATTCAGCTTAGGTCCTTTCTGCTATATCATGCCATGAATCTCTGGCATAGGACATAGTAGCAGAAAAAATGTAATGATTATGCAGTATGCCAACACATTAGTCTAATATCGTGTCGCAAGCGAGATTCTCCCATGCTGTTTTACCTAAAAAATAGCGAGATTCTCCCATGACATTTAATTCATATCACTAGTTTGGTGATGTGACATCGGTCTAATAACATGGCATGGAAAAATAATAAGCTCAGATTACAAGCTATGTAAGGGTCCACTAAACATATTTAAGTTTCTACCATTAGTAGGAAACAAAAGTTGAATTCATAACCCACATAGTATAAAATAGTGACATAATAAACAAGTCTAATATAGCAGAGAGTTACCTTAAAGCGAGTGGCAATTGAGGACTTTGATGATTTTGTGTTCTCTTCTGATGCCGGGGGGAACAATGCAGACACAAAAGAGCATCTGGAAGCATTCAGTAATTCCTGATGCTCTGCTACCACGTAATCTTTGTTTTTGTCCAGAAAATGATCAGATTGATATATCACCTGGAGATATATTTAAAAAGTGTGACATTCTCAGACAAATTTATGAATAAAGATAAGAGCAGTACACTGAAAATGCTTACATCTCCAGCATAATGTTGGATAGTAAACGCAGTACGAGAAAGTTTTGGTTTGGTAAATCTTTTGTGATTCTTGAACTTTTCGTACAGCTTCTGGGAAAATGTCTCGTGTGTCGACTTTGGGAACATGCTGGTTGATATAgacaataaaagaaaaaaatatcagagACATTAGAAATGTCATGCGGTGCAAAAAATGCACACCCCTAAGTAAAAACAAGAATGACATGTGTTGCTTGGGAATGAACATCAGGTGTCCACTTCAGCATATTATGAAAAATAGGATCTGGCAATCCACATAACATATATTGTTCCTAACTAAACAATTGATCAAAATCCACTTCTCTACATAAGGCATGCATCAGCGTAGTAATACACATATgtagacttttttttcttaatatgtCCCAGTAAAATTGGAACATGCAgtgaaaaacaaaggaaaaatggGAACTTACCAAGCTTCATCAAGAAGTGCAATAATGCCACCTGGTTTCTGGACACAGAAACGTGATAACTAAATATTAGAacataaaagataaaaaaaaaggtggtgGTAATGTACAACAGGAACATAGACGTGTTTTGAAACTACAATCATCTGTGGAAGGCACTGTAGCAATTAAGTATGGTATCATCTACTGGTTTAAAGAAGCTCAAGATCAGGTAGACCAATGTTTTCCCATAGCTTACGTTGGTTTTATTCGATACTATTGAATTGCATGCACCGACCAGTTCAACCCCAAAGCTTAAGCTGATGAGGAAAGGCAGACAATTCACTTGTACTCCAACACTCCCCTCCCGCAAGCCCCAAGCGTGGAATAGAAGTGGCtgcaattttttatttgattgcGTGCCAGCCTGGATTCGAACTCGAGAACTCTAGCTCTGGCACCAACCAGTTCAATCCAAAAGCTTAAGCTGATGAGGAAAGACATACAATTCACTTATACTCCAACAAATACTGATCAACTCAAAGGAAGATAAGATTGGCATAATATTGGTGTATAATATGGAACTTTGTCTAAAAATACTGAGGCCTTAAGTCAAATcaatcttcaaattcattatgaGATTTTGTCTAAAAAATCGTGCTGAAATCAGTTTATATCACTAATCACTATTGCTGCTCCTACAGGTAAAAGGTACAATCCCAGAATATGGATCCTATTCAAGTTAGCACATCCACCGAAGTCAGCTTCAGGCCCAAAGTCTGTGGCTTGAGCTTGGCTAGTCTTTTACTTGAGCAGATGAAAAAGCTCAAGCAATCCATATAGATAGGCTTTTGCTTATTTTTCCCCTAGCTCCCTGGGTATCCTTTGAAACTACACCAGCTATCAATAGTTGGATATGAAGTAAGTGAAGAGCGAAGTCATTAAGAAAGGAAAAGGGGTTTATAGTATTTCAGTGAATAAGCCCGAATTGGTCAAGACTGTTTATGGGCCCTTCTATATGATACCAGTTTGTGGTTTCATTGAATATGCTTCAGGCTCGCGATTCAACTTTGGTCGTTATGGATTGATACCAAAAAGGCATTCAGCTGGACATGGGAGGCAGCAACTGTTAGCACATGGCAACAGCACAGTTTCTATAGGCATCTCAGGGTTACACAACTGCATAATATGGGCCTATGTATCTGACACAGTAGAACATTGTCTAGCTAAGTTGAGGATTAACATGTTACTTGGTCATCTATCTTATCTGTTGCAGTAAAATTATTGTTAGCTTCATAAGCCGTGTATCTTATCTATTGGTTACTTAGCTTCATAAAGGAGCTGCCatctacttcctctgtcccaaaattaAGAGGTTTAGCAAAGAAACACACAGGTTCTTCCCACACTCCGGTTTTCCCTCTCCCCACAAACTGTCGATTCCACCCAGCTATAGTCTGGGTTTACTCATTGTGATCTGCGGATCATAACAGGACCTAACTGCATTAGCACTTGGGGAAAACAAATTACAACAGCGTAGTTAACCAATACCTTCTCGATCAAATCAAGTACATCTTGGTTATCTACAAACTCTATGTAACTCCAGTTAATCTGCTCCCTTGTATACTCCTCCTGCTCCATTTTGAATACATTCTGCAAAAACAAGCATCCATGGTTGCTTGGCACAGGAAGCAAGAGAATAACAGTCTACTAATATGATGAGTTGTACAGGTACCTGGTTAAAATGTTGCTGAAGTTTTTCATTTGTGAAATTGATACATAATTGCTCAAAACTGTATAGCAGCAGAATACAATAGAAGGACTTAGCAAACTCATATAGTGTCTTCGATAGCataaattaactattctttCTGCACCTAGCTAGTTACCTGTtagttttaaaactttcaaagcCATATATGTCAAGTACCCCAATCAATTTGTCCGAATTTGGGTCTTGCCCAATCGATGCATTAATTCTATTTACAAGCCTGCAATAGTACAACTGTACATACTTAGAAAGGATATGCGCATAAAAAGTATGGAATGAGTTGTCCCTAGTCAACTCTATTACCAGTCAAATAATCGAGAGTATATTTGTTTTGCTAAGCCATCCCTGCTAACAGTAGCAGAACTAGGACCAACTGTAGTAGTAATCACTCCTTCTGGTGTATTTATTTCCCTTTTTATCAAGGCATTCTCCAACTTCTTGCAGTCACACCTGTAATAAGCATTTCACAATGTATTGTAGattgtaaatatttaaatattggAAAGATGGCACTAAAATTACAAAGAGAAGTGAAGAACTTAAAACGTCAGGCATACATCAAGAGCTCTGCGGCTGTATTAAGATGGAATCTAGATTTGTCATCCTTTATAACAGATGAATCTACCTCACTCCCCTTTGCAAAATTAATATTTCCAAGATGCAGCACAGCAGCAACAACCCGGAATATAGCTTCCTGTAAAAGAAAATGTCGTTTGATAAAATGCATCCCCAGTAAAACAATTCAATACTTTAAGGGGGCAGATTTTAAAACCTGTTCTTGCTCAATGATGCCAACTGTATCCATAGCATTTCTAGTTACAAGATACTCTTCAGCATCGTTGATACCATCAACTCTAATGCAAGACGACTGATTGAGGTAATGAAATGAAGATGGATCCCCCAGCTTATACCTTTTTATATCCTGCAACCACAATTTTGGCATAAAAAGTAGCACATGTAACAGGTTGAAAAGAAAGATTCTACATGCAAACTGAGACCACAAACAGGGAAAAAAAGTACCTCTGGTGGCGCAGCACAGAGGAAGTAAAAGCAATGGTAGTTTCGCTCTGGACTATTGATTTGGCAGACTCGAGATCTCTCAAGCAAGTAAGTTCTAATAGCAGCGCCAGATATCTTCCCACTCTTGTCAAATTGGATTTCAACGAACTTACCAAATCGACTTCAGTATGTTAAGAAAAATTAACATCCATGTAAGTATCACATAATCGTAGTATGAACAAGAATGAGGGAATGAACTACTAAAGTTAATATTTGATTATTTTACTGTCTGTGTGAGCTAAATGTCGTGAATACAAAATAGAACCAGTTAGTTTTGATCTTAGATATTGAGAGGCTAAAATAGTTATATGTTTATCCTTCATGGCCTGCTGACCCATACGCGATCAGAGCCAAAACGATTTGCATTGGTAATCTTCTTGAAAAGCAAAATGGTTGCTTGAATCTAGCAGGTGGGACCAGTTCAAATATTTGGCAAAATACTAACATTAGCAGCCATTgaacttttgttttttctttcaagAGAGTTCTAAGTTCTAACCTAACTTTGTTTTCTCGAAAATGCAGGACTgcgtttcatttcattaagaagaaagaaactaaaTACAAAATGAGGGGGCTAAACTGACACACACCCAAGAACACGCCCACACACACAACACCTAAGGTTGACACACGACCAGAACAAGCAAACACAAACTAATTGCCCGGGGTAAGCGACCTACAGAGAAGCTCTTGGAGAGCGTAAGCTCCAGGCCTCCAGCTAAACTCCACAAGCTAAAATCATTTTCTATAGCCTGCAATACCATTTTCCAGCTACACTCAGTTCTAGCTTAACTTTGTACTCAGTACATAATTGCAATACCATATGACCAACCAAGTTCCATGCCTCAAGGTTCTACATATGTGAAAGCTACGGTCCAAATTATTTTATCGAGACTTTACTTCGAAACAAAAAACATTTCATATTGTAAGATCAAGACCTTCCTGAAATAATCTATACAGGATCATGCCAGTGAAGCGCTAATGATCAGAATACGTTCACAGAATAGTAATTTTTGCTTTTGTAGCATGTTTATTTTTAGCAACACACAGTTATTCCGCAAGTGATACCATAATAAACTCTGCTGCTCCTTCACACCTTTGATTATGATGTATACAACACAACTGTACTACCACTTTGTTTGTGTTACTCTGAACTCTAAAGCTGCAAACAGTATAGATTTCACTATCTTCTTATTTCCATGTTATGATATGCATACCTTGAATTGTTGTTCCGAACAGTTTTTGCATTCCCAAAAGCTTCAAGGACTGGGTTTGACTGGATCCAAAACACAAGTGAGAAAGAAAAACAGCAAAGAAAAATAAGGAAATTGATACATTAGAAAACACTATATCTTTTGAACTAATGGAACTCCAGTGATATCAGAAAGATGTGTTAAAAACATAGGAATCTTTCCAACTTACTTCTAAAACCTGCTGTTCAACCGTCCTTCCTCCTGTTCCAGACCGCCCACCCAAATATGCAAGATATCTCATCAGCAGTTTCGTCGTTTCAGTCTTACCAGCTCCACTTTCACCACTGACCAAAATGGAATTGTTCCTTCCTTCATTCATCATTTGCCTGTTTCCTTATTCAGACAAACGCAAAATGGTTTCATCAATATAGGAGGAGCACTTCCACACTTAGGTCAGTAATAAGATGAGGTGCTAGTACTATAAAAATTCACCTGTAAGAGACATCAGCTATTGCAAATACATGAGGATCTAGATCCCCAAGGTTTGCACCTTTGTATTTTTCCATAGTTCGGACATCAACAAGATTAGGCAGCCTTTGGAACGGATTTATGGCAATCAGGATATTGCCGGTATAGGTCTGGAACTCAAGAGAATATCATTAGGGGAAAAACAATGGACTAGTGTTAATGGTTGTTCTTTTGACATTACAATGAAATGATCACTCACATAGATTAGATTTCTTGCATATCTGACAGCCAGATTATCTAAAACACCAGGCTCGTGCAAGTATGATAACCTTGTCATGTCATCGACTCCATCAGGTGGTGCTTCTGTGTCTTTAGGATGTATATCTGATACATTTGCAATAACCTAGAGGCAAAAAATAACAATTACCATTTACATACAAAAAACAACATGCTATAGAAACTGAGTACCGTAGATAATGTCATACTTATAAAAGTCTTATCAAGCACATCATTGACATCAATATACACTCATTGTAGTCGATTTTCTCGAATCAGTTATACACAGGTAGAGCTAAATGAAAGCCACAAATTAAACCACACTAGCTAATGTATTTTGCTGCTCTGAGAGGCTACAAAATGTGCAATGGGAGTTAGACATCAACTGCTTTGGATGATTTTAGAAAGAGATACCACAAATCTTAGATGTTAAAGTATTGTTAGATGGTTCAAACACCTCACTAGCCTTTTTGATACAACTTATTACCATGGGGCTGTAAGTTTCCTACAAATGATTTTTCTGCTAACTATTTTCCTCTAAATGAACACAGCAGTCAATACTTGCTTAGTCAAAAACTAGAAAGTGGCAGACATGCAGAAAAACTGAAGTCGTAAACTCTCTGGAAcaaaaaattgaactcaaaagCCATTACGACTCAAAATTCATAGTAATATAATACAAAATTACAACTCAAAGCATACCGTCTTTCCCTTGGTTGTGCGAACATGGGCATTTTTACCATCAATCCGGAAGACCTCACCATCAACCCAAGCTGAATCTTTATCTTCCACCCAGACATGAGAGCCTATAACAATGTTTAACATA encodes the following:
- the LOC4325942 gene encoding myosin-17 isoform X3; translated protein: MASMLNIVIGSHVWVEDKDSAWVDGEVFRIDGKNAHVRTTKGKTVIANVSDIHPKDTEAPPDGVDDMTRLSYLHEPGVLDNLAVRYARNLIYTYTGNILIAINPFQRLPNLVDVRTMEKYKGANLGDLDPHVFAIADVSYRQMMNEGRNNSILVSGESGAGKTETTKLLMRYLAYLGGRSGTGGRTVEQQVLESNPVLEAFGNAKTVRNNNSSRFGKFVEIQFDKSGKISGAAIRTYLLERSRVCQINSPERNYHCFYFLCAAPPEDIKRYKLGDPSSFHYLNQSSCIRVDGINDAEEYLVTRNAMDTVGIIEQEQEAIFRVVAAVLHLGNINFAKGSEVDSSVIKDDKSRFHLNTAAELLMCDCKKLENALIKREINTPEGVITTTVGPSSATVSRDGLAKQIYSRLFDWLVNRINASIGQDPNSDKLIGVLDIYGFESFKTNSFEQLCINFTNEKLQQHFNQNVFKMEQEEYTREQINWSYIEFVDNQDVLDLIEKKPGGIIALLDEACMFPKSTHETFSQKLYEKFKNHKRFTKPKLSRTAFTIQHYAGDVIYQSDHFLDKNKDYVVAEHQELLNASRCSFVSALFPPASEENTKSSKSSIATRFKVQLHELMETLSSTEPHYIRCVKPNSVLKPAIFENTNVLQQLRCSGVLEAIRISCAGYPTRKLFHDFLHRFRILASEIVKEKNDEKVTCQKVLDKMGLQGYQIGRTKVFLRAGQMAELDARRTEVRNNAARGVQGQFRTHVAREQFLILRNASVCLQSFVRARLACKLHECLRREAAAIKIQKNIRCYFAWRTYSQLRLSAITLQTGLRTMAALKEFMFRKQNKATTHIQTQWRCHRDNSNYLKLKRAALTYQCAWRRRVARRELRQLRMAARDTQALKVAKEKLEERVEELTNRLGLEKKLRTDLEKSKVAEVSKLQAALNEMEQRMQDVTAMQERESAKKAVEEALEQEREKISSLTSEIEGLKALLVAEQEENDLTKKAHANAQERNEELSKEVEDADGKIKQLSDTVQRLEETIQEREALLLAERQEKEEASAVIAESQARNEAFASKLEDAEKQIDLLQETVQRFEEAITKLQSSVTIEKQQHEETVVQLAEAQAKIDELLREAGDTDEKSTQLETTIQRLEESLTEKDALLTTERQETEATKKLLSEAQYKNEELLKKIEDADKSIAHYHDTTQRLEENVTAVENSLKAERQHNGAIMKQLADAQVEIGELQRNLEDADRRNNQLQDSLQRLEEGATTTDALYLTERQEHDQTKKAFSEAQEINQQLYRKIEEAEKNIEQLRENVERLEKDATARDSLLLMTKQSHDDTIKELLEVQERNLELMNGVEDSNKKIMLLEDSVKRLEERIAYIDSLLAIERRENNETKKELADAQKEIEELLDEMQDNVASIAEHEDTIRRLEENVGAKESLLLTEREQNASTLKLLAEAHLEIDELIRKLEDSDRKSDSLQSTIKRLEEDGIAKEALLLTEKQAHEATRMTLTEALEKNEELLKKIHDDDKHILELQFTIQRLEENTAAKENLLLREREQNDATTKAQIESQERNEQLLKRFVDVDRKIDLLQDTIERIGENSTIKDALLLSERQEKDAIKKELVEAGERNEELIMKIEDTDKKIEHLQNAIIKLEGDIEAKDISLEAAREENDTIRKSLAEAQEKNEELLRKISDNEYRIHLLQDTAQKLQVDAISRLSSFVMEKQESDAAKRALTEARERNEDLLKRNEDLLKRNDDLIKKIEESSKTITQLQETLQRLEGKSTNLEAENQVLRQQATATPPSTAKSSASRSKITRIHRSPENGHILNGDTRQAEIKPSTGTSETIPSIGNPPDLNNEKHVEQGEKLQKVLNQKYQSPQSQQPQDDQQWLLTCISQYLGFFGSKPVAALLIYQCLSHWRSFEAMKTGVFDSILQAINSATEAQNDTRALAYWLSNLSTLTVLLQRSFKTTRTAISTPQRRRFSSERIFHASQTSNAGLAYLSGQPVVGAAGLPQVEAKYPALLFKQQLVDLIEKVYGMISDSVKKELNPLLELCIQDPRTSHSPAKGHANGLGQKNQLGHWLAIVKVLTNYLDVLRANHVPSILVHKLFTQIFSLIDVQLFNRLLLRRECCSFSNGEYVKVGLAELKHWSDNATREFAGSAWDALKHIRQAVDFLVISLKPMRTLKEIRTDVCPALSIQQLERIVSMYWDDINGSNAISAEFTSSLKSAVREESNTVTTFSILLDDDSCIPFSLDDIAKTMPIIEVAEDDLLPFVRENPSFAFLLQRGNS